In Perca fluviatilis chromosome 18, GENO_Pfluv_1.0, whole genome shotgun sequence, one genomic interval encodes:
- the LOC120547103 gene encoding uncharacterized protein LOC120547103 isoform X5, translating to MSQWRRCVLGCASVTQLFGLPKEEEKKNQWLKFIYGTRPDQYNLNIFLCFRHFTKDSFVNWAQFNSGFSKRLLLKDGSVPTLFDQPGASVSQLQDTGTTQTRFQEVGCQTDHRQTISVGTQSVASKKMFSVGTQLSRGTLREHHMRSKGTQATVSCVSVGTKTTSRCDFPLSSTSIKGQLVRPRKRPRLEMDEEEEADTSAEPAELLDSTYNPGDFVLTEESDMSFVPRTAYADDKYVVFESCLRELFDNCPVCNTRCDVRRLRIGTYVAFNQFCPKCNYSRQWQSQPMVRSTPVGNLLLSAATYFTGASFIQLEKIFKAMQLQIFPSDTFRMHARNFLEPAIIHKWTTDQQILLQQLKQKGMLRLCGDMRADSPGHSANYGSYTVMHLESNTILDLQLVQSNEVRGSYRMEKEGLKRCLDLLESNGLEVDYIVTDRHPQIQKFLRERNIAQFYDVWHFVKGLSKKLDKVAQNKECVVLRKWLRSIKNHLYWSANSSKTGPEKVAKWTSLVNHIQNVHKHENPIFRKCEHLDRVSRDPAKWFQPGSMALHKVEKILCNKRVLKDVEKLSPHFQTSSLEAFHRLILRFTPKNVVFPFLGRLCCT from the exons ATGTCCCAGTGGAGGCGTTGTGTGCTTGGCTGCGCAAGCGTAACGCAATTGTTTGGACttccaaaagaagaagaaaagaagaatcaGTGGCTTAAATTTATTTATGGAACGCGTCCTGATCAATACAAcctcaacatttttttgtgttttcggCATTTTACCAAGGATAGCTTTGTGAACTGGGCACAGTTCAACTCCGGGTTTTCCAAGCGTTTGTTACTGAAAGACGGGTCAGTTCCCACTTTGTTTGACCAACCTGGAGCTTCCGTATCACAACTT CAGGACACTGGTACTACACAAACTAGATTTCAGGAAGTAGGATGCCAGACTGACCATCGACAAACCATCTCAGTGGGCACACAGTCCGTGGCTTCTAAAAAGATGTTTTCTGTCGGCACACAGTTATCCAGGGGCACACTGAGGGAGCATCACATGAGAAGCAAAG GCACCCAGGCAACGGTGTCTTGTGTCAGTGTTGGGACTAAAACCACATCCCGTTGTGACTTCCCACTGTCATCTACATCAATTAAAGGCCAGTTAGTCAGACCAAGGAAGAGACCTCGTCTTGAgatggatgaggaagaggaagcagACACATCAGCGGAGCCTGCGGAGCTGCTAGACTCGACATATAACCCGGGCGACTTTGTTCTTACGGAGGAATCTGACATGTC GTTTGTGCCAAGGACCGCATATGCTGATGATAAATATGTCGTCTTTGAAAGCTGCCTCAGAGAGCTGTTTGACAACTGTCCAGTGTGCAATACTAGGTGTGATGTCCGGCGGCTGCGAATTGGTACTTATGTGGCATTCAACCAGTTTTGCCCAAAATGCAACTACTCGAGGCAGTGGCAGAGCCAGCCGATGGTTCGAAGTACTCCTGTTGGCAACCTTCTGTTGTCAGCAGCCACATATTTCACCGGTGCATCCTTCATACAACTGGAAAAg ATATTTAAGGCCATGCAGCTCCAGATTTTTCCGTCCGACACCTTCAGGATGCATGCTAGGAATTTCTTGGAGCCAGCTATTATTCACAAATGGACAACGGACCAGCAGATTCTTTTGCAGCAGCTAAAGCAGAAGGGAATGCTCAGACTTTGTGGAGACATGCGAGCAGACTCACCAG GCCATTCAGCTAATTATGGCAGTTACACCGTGATGCACCTGGAGAGTAACACTATTTTAGACCTTCAGCTTGTTCAG AGCAATGAAGTACGTGGTAGTTACCGCATGGAGAAGGAGGGATTGAAAAGATGCCTAGATCTTCTTGAATCAAATGGTTTGGAAGTGGACTACATCGTTACCGACCGCCATCCACAAATTCAGAAGTTTCTTAGGGAAAGGAACATTGCACAGTTCTATGACGTGTGGCACTTTGTAAAAG GTTTGTCCAAGAAACTGGACAAAGTGGCACAAAACAAGGAGTGTGTGGTGCTGAGAAAGTGGCTGCGCAGcataaaaaatcatctttacTGGAGTGCCAACTCGTCAAAAACAGGGCCTGAAAAGGTGGCCAAGTGGACGTCCTTGGTCAACCACATCCAAAATGTTCACAAACATGAAAACCCCATCTTTCGCAAATGTGAACATCTGGACCGAGTGTCAAGGGATCCAGCAAAGTGGTTCCAACCAG GGTCAATGGCACTCCACAAAGTGGAAAAAATACTTTGCAATAAGAGAGTTCTCAAAGATGTGGAGAAGCTGAGTCCCCACTTCCAAACCTCATCGCTGGAGGCATTCCACCGCTTGATCCTGCGCTTTACACCCAAGAATGTGGTCTTCCCTTTCCTGGGAAGGTTGT GCTGTACCTAG
- the LOC120547103 gene encoding uncharacterized protein LOC120547103 isoform X4, with translation MSQWRRCVLGCASVTQLFGLPKEEEKKNQWLKFIYGTRPDQYNLNIFLCFRHFTKDSFVNWAQFNSGFSKRLLLKDGSVPTLFDQPGASVSQLQDTGTTQTRFQEVGCQTDHRQTISVGTQSVASKKMFSVGTQLSRGTLREHHMRSKGTQATVSCVSVGTKTTSRCDFPLSSTSIKGQLVRPRKRPRLEMDEEEEADTSAEPAELLDSTYNPGDFVLTEESDMSFVPRTAYADDKYVVFESCLRELFDNCPVCNTRCDVRRLRIGTYVAFNQFCPKCNYSRQWQSQPMVRSTPVGNLLLSAATYFTGASFIQLEKIFKAMQLQIFPSDTFRMHARNFLEPAIIHKWTTDQQILLQQLKQKGMLRLCGDMRADSPGHSANYGSYTVMHLESNTILDLQLVQSNEVRGSYRMEKEGLKRCLDLLESNGLEVDYIVTDRHPQIQKFLRERNIAQFYDVWHFVKGLSKKLDKVAQNKECVVLRKWLRSIKNHLYWSANSSKTGPEKVAKWTSLVNHIQNVHKHENPIFRKCEHLDRVSRDPAKWFQPGSMALHKVEKILCNKRVLKDVEKLSPHFQTSSLEAFHRLILRFTPKNVVFPFLGRLCRLRG, from the exons ATGTCCCAGTGGAGGCGTTGTGTGCTTGGCTGCGCAAGCGTAACGCAATTGTTTGGACttccaaaagaagaagaaaagaagaatcaGTGGCTTAAATTTATTTATGGAACGCGTCCTGATCAATACAAcctcaacatttttttgtgttttcggCATTTTACCAAGGATAGCTTTGTGAACTGGGCACAGTTCAACTCCGGGTTTTCCAAGCGTTTGTTACTGAAAGACGGGTCAGTTCCCACTTTGTTTGACCAACCTGGAGCTTCCGTATCACAACTT CAGGACACTGGTACTACACAAACTAGATTTCAGGAAGTAGGATGCCAGACTGACCATCGACAAACCATCTCAGTGGGCACACAGTCCGTGGCTTCTAAAAAGATGTTTTCTGTCGGCACACAGTTATCCAGGGGCACACTGAGGGAGCATCACATGAGAAGCAAAG GCACCCAGGCAACGGTGTCTTGTGTCAGTGTTGGGACTAAAACCACATCCCGTTGTGACTTCCCACTGTCATCTACATCAATTAAAGGCCAGTTAGTCAGACCAAGGAAGAGACCTCGTCTTGAgatggatgaggaagaggaagcagACACATCAGCGGAGCCTGCGGAGCTGCTAGACTCGACATATAACCCGGGCGACTTTGTTCTTACGGAGGAATCTGACATGTC GTTTGTGCCAAGGACCGCATATGCTGATGATAAATATGTCGTCTTTGAAAGCTGCCTCAGAGAGCTGTTTGACAACTGTCCAGTGTGCAATACTAGGTGTGATGTCCGGCGGCTGCGAATTGGTACTTATGTGGCATTCAACCAGTTTTGCCCAAAATGCAACTACTCGAGGCAGTGGCAGAGCCAGCCGATGGTTCGAAGTACTCCTGTTGGCAACCTTCTGTTGTCAGCAGCCACATATTTCACCGGTGCATCCTTCATACAACTGGAAAAg ATATTTAAGGCCATGCAGCTCCAGATTTTTCCGTCCGACACCTTCAGGATGCATGCTAGGAATTTCTTGGAGCCAGCTATTATTCACAAATGGACAACGGACCAGCAGATTCTTTTGCAGCAGCTAAAGCAGAAGGGAATGCTCAGACTTTGTGGAGACATGCGAGCAGACTCACCAG GCCATTCAGCTAATTATGGCAGTTACACCGTGATGCACCTGGAGAGTAACACTATTTTAGACCTTCAGCTTGTTCAG AGCAATGAAGTACGTGGTAGTTACCGCATGGAGAAGGAGGGATTGAAAAGATGCCTAGATCTTCTTGAATCAAATGGTTTGGAAGTGGACTACATCGTTACCGACCGCCATCCACAAATTCAGAAGTTTCTTAGGGAAAGGAACATTGCACAGTTCTATGACGTGTGGCACTTTGTAAAAG GTTTGTCCAAGAAACTGGACAAAGTGGCACAAAACAAGGAGTGTGTGGTGCTGAGAAAGTGGCTGCGCAGcataaaaaatcatctttacTGGAGTGCCAACTCGTCAAAAACAGGGCCTGAAAAGGTGGCCAAGTGGACGTCCTTGGTCAACCACATCCAAAATGTTCACAAACATGAAAACCCCATCTTTCGCAAATGTGAACATCTGGACCGAGTGTCAAGGGATCCAGCAAAGTGGTTCCAACCAG GGTCAATGGCACTCCACAAAGTGGAAAAAATACTTTGCAATAAGAGAGTTCTCAAAGATGTGGAGAAGCTGAGTCCCCACTTCCAAACCTCATCGCTGGAGGCATTCCACCGCTTGATCCTGCGCTTTACACCCAAGAATGTGGTCTTCCCTTTCCTGGGAAGGTTGTGTAG